Genomic DNA from Bacteroidota bacterium:
TTTTGATCTTTCCATTGAATTACAGATTCAATTTTAGGCTCTATATATACCGTAGAGGCAACCTTATTTTTAACTGTAGGGGAAGGGGGGAGAATAGTTTGAGCTTCGGACTTCAATTTTTTAATAACTAACGTATTATTCTTAACATTGTAAATTGCTTGATCAAATGGTTTAAGAGTGGTAATCTCAAAGTATTTGTTATTTTCGGATTTTAAAATTTTTATAGATCCATTCACCAAAGTGGTTTCTACTTTCCCTTCATCTGGATAAGCTTTTACATTAAAACTAGTACCTAATACTTTGATGATTATGTCCTTTGTATGTAAATAAAAAGGGGATGAAGGATCATGAGTAACACTAAAATAACCCTCTCCCTCGAGAAAAACATCCCTTTTCGTTTTACTGAAATTCGCAGAATAACGCAGTTTACTTCCTGAATTAAGCCAAACTTTTGTCCCATCAGAAAGTTTTATCATTCCTTTTTGTCCATAAGGAATGATGGTTTCGTTATAAGTTAGAGGCTGAGAGGATTTCAGAGCAGGAGCTAAAAAGTAACCGATCAATAATGCAATAAGAAATACTGCTGCAATTTTAGCTATCGAAATAAGTCTGCTTCTATGAGTAAAAGGAAATTTCTTAGCTTTAGCAATTCTACTTTTAAAAAATATAAGAGCTAATTCTGTCTCAACATCATATTTTTTCATTGAACCAGAATATTCCCAAATATCTCGAAGGTGGACAAACAATTTCATATTATGATTGTCCCTCTTCAACCATTCTAATAATTGGGCATTTTCATCCTCCGAAGTTGAACCGGTTAAATATCGTGTGATTAAATCCTGATATATTTCCTCTTTATCCATATTTTACTTTTCTATTAATATAGACAACAAAGGAATAAAAAACCCTACCTCAAGATCGAAAAAACATTAAAAAAGACAATCAAATATTTTTCTAAAGATTCACGCAATAATGCTAATGCCTTTGTAATATGCTTTTCAACAGTTTTTTGACTTATACCCACCAGATCGGCAATTTCTGAATTTTTTAAACCTTTTTCACGGCTCAATAAAAATACTTTTCGACATTGCTCCGGCATTAATTCAATACAATTTTTAATCTGACTGTTTAGCTCTTGGGTTAAAAGACTTTGACTATTATCCTTAATTCTTTCCATATAATATTCCTCTAGTTCTTCTTTCGCCAAAGTATAGTCCGTCTTAAAATTCTTCTCTATCTTTTTATGTTTTAAATAATTCGCAGCCCGGTTAAAAACAGCAGTAAATAGATATGAACGAACTGAATGAATTTGCCCTAAAGTTTCGCGGCGTTCCCAAATTTGAAAAAATACATCCTGTACAATATCTTCGGCTATATAAATATCTCCAATATAGCGGCAAGCATAAGTTCTAAGACTTTTATAATATGTCCTAAACAATTCATCAAAATTATTATCACCTTTATATGTATCTATTTTATACACCTTGCTGATATTTAATATATTAAATTGTTCCTTTCAAATTATAAAGTTAAATGTAAATATTCATTTTCTATACCACGTTCTAAAAAAACAACAATTAAGATAAAATCAAAAGAGAAGAAATTTTATTTAATAGAACCTCCAGACAAGATTTCTCTATCAAAATATCCAGGCTAAAGTTCCTTTCTAAGCCTGGCCACTGGGATATTTAACTGTTCCCTGTATTTGGCAACTGTACGGCGGGCAATCTGGTAGCCTTTTTTCTTTAAAATTTCAGACAGTTGATCGTCGGTAACCGGTTTCTGCTTGTTTTCAGCAGCTAGGCACTCTTTGAGAATTTTTTTAATCTCCCGGGTCGATACCTCTTCACCGGAATCCGTTTGTATTCCTTCAGAAAAGAAATATTTCAGGGGGAAAATACCAAAATGGGTTTGTATATATTTGCTGTTGGCAACACGGGAGATGGTGGAAATATCCAGCCCTGTAATATCAGCAATATCCTTAAGGATCATAGGGCGCAATTTGGTTTCGTCGCCTTCCAGGAAATATTCTTTCTGGTACTCGATAATGGCATTCATCGTGAGCATTAATGTATTTTCCCTCTGCTGAAGCGCATCAATAAACCATTTAGCCGAATCAATCTTCTGTTTCACAAAAGTCATGGCCTCTTTATCGGTCTTGGTCCTTGATTTTGATTTACTGTACGACTGCAGCATATTTTTATAAGTCCTGCTAATGCGCAATTCCGGCACATTTCTTGAATTCAGGCTTAACTGAAGATCACCATCATTGTTCTCCAGAATAAAATCAGGGATCACATTTTCAGAAGTTTTTACCTGCTGATCATAAAACGAACCACCCGGTTTGGGATTAAGCTTGAGAATGACATTAACCGCAGCCTTTAATTCTGCTTCGGAAACGCCAAGTTTTTCAATGATCTTATCGTAATGCTTCCGGGTAAAATCATCAAAATTTTGTTTGAGAATAGTGGTAGCCATCTTCACTTCAGGGAGATCCTGATTTTTCCGTCCTATCTGAAGCAGAAGGCATTCCTGCAAGCTCCTGGCACCAACCCCGGCCGGGTCAAGGTCCTGGATAACGTCAAGG
This window encodes:
- a CDS encoding RNA polymerase sigma-70 factor, coding for MYKIDTYKGDNNFDELFRTYYKSLRTYACRYIGDIYIAEDIVQDVFFQIWERRETLGQIHSVRSYLFTAVFNRAANYLKHKKIEKNFKTDYTLAKEELEEYYMERIKDNSQSLLTQELNSQIKNCIELMPEQCRKVFLLSREKGLKNSEIADLVGISQKTVEKHITKALALLRESLEKYLIVFFNVFSILR
- the rpoN gene encoding RNA polymerase factor sigma-54 — protein: MLNQSLQQKLLQKLSPQQIQMIKLLEIPTFELEERIKKELEENPTLEEGKEDDNEDAELPDNSEEEESDMDSENSDEFSVEDYMDEGELPDYKLEINNYSKDEDKKRDIPFSVADSFSTYLESQLGLRVLTEHQMFLAKYLIGNIDEDGYLRRGLEAVADDIAFSVNVTTNEKELLEVLDVIQDLDPAGVGARSLQECLLLQIGRKNQDLPEVKMATTILKQNFDDFTRKHYDKIIEKLGVSEAELKAAVNVILKLNPKPGGSFYDQQVKTSENVIPDFILENNDGDLQLSLNSRNVPELRISRTYKNMLQSYSKSKSRTKTDKEAMTFVKQKIDSAKWFIDALQQRENTLMLTMNAIIEYQKEYFLEGDETKLRPMILKDIADITGLDISTISRVANSKYIQTHFGIFPLKYFFSEGIQTDSGEEVSTREIKKILKECLAAENKQKPVTDDQLSEILKKKGYQIARRTVAKYREQLNIPVARLRKEL
- a CDS encoding FecR family protein, encoding MDKEEIYQDLITRYLTGSTSEDENAQLLEWLKRDNHNMKLFVHLRDIWEYSGSMKKYDVETELALIFFKSRIAKAKKFPFTHRSRLISIAKIAAVFLIALLIGYFLAPALKSSQPLTYNETIIPYGQKGMIKLSDGTKVWLNSGSKLRYSANFSKTKRDVFLEGEGYFSVTHDPSSPFYLHTKDIIIKVLGTSFNVKAYPDEGKVETTLVNGSIKILKSENNKYFEITTLKPFDQAIYNVKNNTLVIKKLKSEAQTILPPSPTVKNKVASTVYIEPKIESVIQWKDQKLIFDNEAFKDIVVKLERWYGRKIYVENLENNNSCYSGKFEYNETIYQVLDVISRTTNMDYYEKNHNIYIKLNEH